GAACGGGTGATCATGCAGCCGATTCTGGCACCGCACATCGAATATCTTTTGGATTCTGAGTCAATTACGATCGCGTGGTCTTTCAGTTCCGGGAATTCCAAAATCGAGTGCTGCTGCTTTCCGTCGTAAACATATTCACGGTAAACCTCGTCAGAAATGATGACGATATCGTGCTTCAGAGCAATTTCAGCCAGTTTCTGAAGCTCTTCTTTCGTGTAAAGATAACCCGTTGGATTGCCGGGATTACAGATGATGATTGCTTTGGTTTTATCGGTAATTTTCTTTTCAAATTCCTCCATCGGCGGCAGGGCAAAACCTGTATCGATTGTGGACGGAACCGCAACTACGTTTACATTAAAGGTGCTGGTGAATCCATTGTAATTCGCGTAATAAGGCTCCGGGATAATCACTTCATCACCATCATCGCAAAGTGTGGAAATTGCGAAATTCAAAGCTTCCGAACCGCCGTTGGTAACGATGAAATTATCCGGCGTAAGATCCGTAAAACCCAGAGAGTGGTAATAAAGCTGCAGCGCCTTTCTGTATTCAATATTTCCTTCAGAAAGCGCGTACTCCAGCACCTTCAGATCGATATTTCGGATGGCGTTCAACGCTGTTTCAGGGGTTTCAATATCCGGCTGGCCAATATTGAGGTGGTAAACTTTTATTCCCTTTTGCTTCGCCTGCAGCGCGTACGGAACCAACTTTCGAACCGGTGAAGCCGGCATACTCTGTGCTCTTTCTGATATTTTTGGCATTTTACTTTTTATTTTTTCCCAAAAATAAGAAAATTTTCAGGAGCAAAACGGTTTTTCATATTTTGAACTTCCGGGCCGGCTTTCCGCTCCAATCTTTTTGTTTTTCAGTAAAAAACAAAAAGGATTTCCGCTGCACTCCGGGCTATAAACCTCGTTTCGGTTATTCGTACAAGGATTTTTTAATTCCAAAAAAAATAATCAATCACTTAAACAAAGTTTTTCATTAATTTAGATAAAAAGTTAGCCCATGAAAACAGAAGCCGAAAACGTAAAAGATTACCTCGAAAAAGTTCCTGAAGAACGCAGGGAGGCCATTAAAAAACTCTACCAAACCATTTCACAAAACCTGCC
The sequence above is a segment of the Chryseobacterium taklimakanense genome. Coding sequences within it:
- a CDS encoding pyridoxal phosphate-dependent aminotransferase: MPKISERAQSMPASPVRKLVPYALQAKQKGIKVYHLNIGQPDIETPETALNAIRNIDLKVLEYALSEGNIEYRKALQLYYHSLGFTDLTPDNFIVTNGGSEALNFAISTLCDDGDEVIIPEPYYANYNGFTSTFNVNVVAVPSTIDTGFALPPMEEFEKKITDKTKAIIICNPGNPTGYLYTKEELQKLAEIALKHDIVIISDEVYREYVYDGKQQHSILEFPELKDHAIVIDSESKRYSMCGARIGCMITRSEPIRNAAILFAQARLSPVLLGQIAATAAHDNDAEYIRSVREEYTKRRNLLVDLLNGIPGVICPKPKGAFYCGVELPIDDSDKFAQWLLEHYSHNNETVMVAPMSGFYSNPELGKKQVRIAYVLKEDDLRRSVEILNDALQKYKLEFNL